The Pirellulales bacterium sequence GTGCTCAAATTCGGCGACTTCACGCTCGCCTCCGGCAAGAAGGCGAAATATTACCTCGACGGCAAGCAACTGACGCTCGACTCGCACGGCGCCAAACTCGTTGGCGAAGGGATGCTCGATCTGCTGCCGACATTTGGTTCGCTGCCAACAGCGGTCGGCGGCATGTCGATCGGCGCCGATCCAATCACCGCCGCCACGATCACGATCGCTGGACTGCGCGGTCTGGCGCTGGCCGGCATCATGATCCGCAAGGAATCCAAAGGGCACGGCACGAATCAGTACGTCGAAGGCCCCGTGCAACCCGGAGACACGGTGGCCATCGTCGAAGATGTCGTAACGACCGGCGGCTCGTCGCTGTTGGCGATCGACCGAGCCGTCGAATTCGGCCTGAAAGTGGTCGGAGTCGCAGCCATTGTCGATCGCCTGGAAGGAGGCGCTGCGGCATTCGCGGCCCGCGGCCTGCCGTTTGCCAGCCTGTTCACGATTCGAGATTTCGGCCTCGAACCACCTGCATGACAGGGCAGGCCATTTGTGCTAGCAGGCCGGCCTCTGCTTGGAAAGGATCTTTCGTGTCCCCGATTCCATGTTGGCAGTATCGCCACGAGCCGCTGCCGATGTCGCGCCAAAGACGCCGCGTGCCAAGAAGCGGCGCAGCGTCAATCTGTTGACAGCACTAGTCGAGAGACCTGCACACAGCCAAAAACGGGAAGATGTTGCGCACCCAGTCGTGAGGAAGCGGCTGGCTGGATCCGCTTCCTCACGGCGCGGACGCGGCAATGCGTCCGCTAATATCAGGCTGAGGATAAGGATAACTACGACGAAGCCTCTGCCCGGCAGTCGTTTCAATTAGGCGGCAGCATGTTTGCGGCGGCGTACCACAGCGCCGACGCCAGCCCCGCCCAACAGTAGCCACACGATCAAACTGGCCGGTTCCGGTACCCCGGAAATGCCACCGCCACCGGGGGCGCTCGATTGGCCGAGAATGACATTTCGATTATCGGCTGTTGCCTCGTCGCCAAGCACAATCAATCCGCCGAGAGTCCCGGTAAAATTGTTGTGCCAAGGCCCACCCGACAGATCGCCGTTGGTCAGGCCGGGAAATGCCAAAGCGCCGGCGGCGGTCAATTCCAAACTGGTACCCACCCCACCGCCTCCATGATCAACCACCGTTAATCCTGGCAATAGTGTGCCGAGCCATCCCCATGCATTCGTGCCACTCTCCGCTTGAGCAAATAAGCCACCTCCGGCTGCGACATAGGAATTGATTTGCGCCGCAGCGCCGTTGATTGCACTAAGTTCAGCAGAGTCTAAATCACCACCAGTATTTCCGTACGTCGGAATATACAAAATCGCCGTATTGCCACTTGCCCCGGTCGTTAAGCTGTTTAGATACGTCGTGATGTTTGCCGCGCCATCGACATGTTGCAGCGTCCAAGTTCCACTCAATGAAGATTTTCCGAAAGCGCTATTAATGGCATCAGACGCAGTATTTCCTCCACCGGAAACGGTACCAAGCGACACAACTGTCGTATTGCCGGTAGGAATGTACCCCAGATATTGACTGCCGATATTTTCGAGCGCCTTTTGCATGTATAGCCAGCCCGTTAGGTTGACCGTGCCATTTGTGCCGCCGTGTTCAGCGGAATCTGTCCCATCAATAACCACGACGCCCGCGGCGGCGAACTGCACCCACCCGAATACAAACAACCCACCCAAAAGCCTGCAAATTACCGAGTTTCTCATGAAGCACCATTCTTTCTGTTGAACATAATCGCTGTTGTAGATCGATCAATCACGTCGCTTCTCCCATGCGTCCATAGTTTATTTCCCTCAAAAGGGTTGAAACTGACAACAATTTCAGGAAAATCGGCGAGGTTTTTGATCTTTTTGATAGAAGCCAGTCACGGAGTGTGGACAGGATCCATCCGATGAAATCTGGCGCAACTCCAATGCTCAATGGGAGTTGGGATGATCTATGGTTTCTGCCACGATTGGGCAGCCTACTAAGCCAAAGCCGGACGCTGCCCAGGAATCAGACTGACATCGGATATTCACGTCGATGGATCGCACGTTCGCCAAGGATGTTTCCTAGTCACTTGCCACGTTCGCGCCTCCAGAGGCTGTCAGGTCGTTGGGCGTTGAATACCAGGGTCTGTAGCCGCTCCTGATGCAACGCCAATGCTGCGCCCACCGGGAATCGAGGATGCCTCGACCGCTTCCTGACGGGCGCAGCTCCAGTCTGGCGGCCATGCGGAATACCTCCATCGGGCGCCATTAGGAGCTGCCGCATCCTGGACCGCCACCCCCTGCCTTGCCCAGCCCGCAAACTCATCGCATTTCGGCGGGTTGACACTCGCTTTCTGCATTACTATGATTCGCGCAAAGTAGCTTGCAGAATCATTTTTTCAGCCGCGGCAGGGGCTGCGCCGATGAAGGAATCATTCTCATATCCGCCCGGATGGTCGGCCTGCATTGGCCGATACCACACGCTTTGAAAGGAGCGACCTCGAAATGACCCACGTTGTTGCCGAGCCGTGCTTCGGTTGCAAATACACTGATTGCGTGGTGGTGTGCCCTGTCGAATGCTTCTACGAAGGGGAAAAAATTCTCTATATTCACCCCGATGAATGCATCGACTGCGAAGCCTGCGTGCCGGAATGCCCCGTCGAAGCGATCTTCCACGAAGACAACCTGCCCGAGCAATGGAAGGACTTCACTGCCCTGAACGCCGAAATGGCGCCTCAGTGCCCGGTAATCACGGAAAAGAAAGAACCGTTGGCCGGTAAAGAGTAAGCCCTGTCGGTGCGCCTGCATTAGGTGGGATTACGAACCGACTTGTGCTTGTCGTCGCGGCGATTTTGGATCGTGTGCGAATGGCCGCGCGCACGCCCAACGGCCGAATCGTCGCGAGATTGGCGTGAAAGCGTTCCGCTGTTTGGCTAATCGAGCCAGTCTTGTTCCGCAAGTCGTTCAGGCACATACGTCTCGGTGACGTAGCTGATGTCTTTGGAGATGAGCGACTCGACTTCGAGTTTGAAACCGTTCTTGAGCATCAAGTCGATCTCTTTCTGCCAGGCTTTCTTGGGAGCAAACCACGGATAGGCCGCAATTTGCTTGGCGCGTTTCGTATCACTTTCGTTGAGGCCGATGGTCACGCTATCGGAAAGGTTGCAACGATTGAAGTCGATGCTGCGCAGACCAAGAAAGCGGATATCGGGGATTGCCATTCGCTGCGACTCGAACGCCAAGTTGATCGAGCCTTGCTTGAGCACGCTGTAGATGTAGTATCCCCAAGGGTCGTTGTCGAGTACGCAGTAGATCGGCAAGTGTAGCTCGTTGTGCAGGCGGTGTAGCATCCGCCGGACTCCGCGCGGCGGCTGGCCGGCCCCGTGGGTGAGCAGGCAATTGTGCTTGCGCCAGAATTTGTCTTCGTTGAAGCGTTGCCAGACCGTGCCTTTTTCGACGTGAAGGATGAACTTTGCGTCGCATTTCTTCGGATCCAGCTTGATCACCTCCGGCTCGACGATTGACGGAATCGCATATCCTCCCGAGCCCATCCGCGAGCAGTCGATTTCGTCGCCACTGTCGTTCAGGACGATGTTGCCGACCATTTCACCGCGCTTGTCGGCATACAGATGCAATTCTTCGCGCAAACTGGCGAGCAACACTTCAAGATCTTCGACGATCGTATCCGACTCGCTCTGATCGTCGAAGGTGTTCTCCATTGTGCCAGCGATCTTGTGCTTCAGCATGTAGTACATGCCGCGGATGCTGATGGTCTTGCCTTGATCGACCAGCTTTTTGCAGCCGCTGGCGACCAGCATCGTGCGCATATACGCTTTTGCCTGGCCGAGATCAAATAACAGCCGCCGATTGGTCGATTTGCCCATCTCGATGATCCGCTTGCGCGGGCTGTAATGGACGTTGGACAACGTGCGCGAGGGGATATCGACGTGCGGATCGCGGCGCTTGTCGGCGGCGGCGACGACTTGATCGGCGAGATCCTTGATGACGCCAAGGGTTTTCTTGTCGCGCGGCGTGAGTTTGGCGGGGTCGATGACGACGGTGCTGCTTGAATTTGATTTTCGGGAGCGCTTTGCCATGCGGAGATTTCAGGGTTCGGTAGTCAGGAACAGGCAATGAAAGGCGTATAAAGTTGTTCTGGGTGCAAACAGCTCGGAAGGATTCGCACAAAGACGCGAAGAGGCGCTGATACCATGGATCATGAGCCTGTTAGCTGCCGATTGGCCTGTGTTTTCAGACTCTTCGCGCGTTTGCGATCTTGCAAGCGGACTATTTACATATTGCGTGAATTTCTTTGCTACTTTTTTCTTTCGGTCGGCCGCCTTGCTTCTTTCTTTGGTTCTACGTCGGTTCGCGGTGGCGCTTCGGCCGGCGTGGTGGGCTGTGGTTCGACAATCAGCACGCTGCCGCCAAAGTCGTCGGCGCTAGGCTCGTCGATTGGCTTGCCATCTTCACCCAGCACAACGTCGGCTTCCGCGGTTTTCTTCTTGGCGACCAGCAGCAGTTGTTCGTACAGTTTTTCGCGATTGGCGCGGTTGATGTCGCTCACCGCGGTGGCGACTTCGCCAAGGTAACGCAGGAAAATGTTCCGGCGTTCTCCTTCGTTTTTCACTTTTAGGCGGCGGCGCAAGTACATGCCCAGCTTGCGGCCGACGGCTTGTAGCGCCAGGCGGATTTCTTTTTGAATTTCTGGATAGCCCGCGATGGCTTCCTTCGATTCGCTGGTGAAGGGAACCCAAACGCTGGCCATGTGGACCATGATGGTCACCGGGCCGCTGGGAAGCGAATTGCGCGATTGCTGCAATCCATAGGAGCGCCAATTGGTGCTCATGATGGTCTGGGTAATCGCGCAAGCCGCATGTTGAAATTGCAGTGGCACTCGGTTGGCGTAACGCAATACGGTCATCGTTTGGCCTTCGTCGAGATTCACGCTATGCATGGCCGCGTGGAGCGTGGCGATTTCGTCTTTTTTGAGCCGCGCCGGCGATTGCCGCGTGCCAAGCTTCGATTCTTCAATAATCTTGTCCGCGGCCTGGCTTCCTAAGCCGCTGAACGAATTGACCAAGAACTGCCGCAGCGTGCGAGCATCGCTCTGCGAAAGCATTTCCTTCAGCGCATCGAGGGAAACGCGCTGGGCGATCGGCGATCCGCCGTAGGCGATCGCGGCTTCGATCAAGAAGGGGTTGCCGCGATAGACCGACGGCGGCCGCGTCGCGGCGACATAAAACTCACCCGGCACCACTTGGTGCAATCCTTTGAGCAGCAGATCTTCACCGATCGGCGAAATGCAATCGGTCGAAGGGGACGAGATTTTCGTTTGCTGAATGGCTTGATACAGGGCATCGGCTTCGTGCCGGCCGATGCGAGTGACGTTGGCCCGCGTGCTGAGCTTGGCAGCGTCGCAAATCTTGCGCGCCACGGCTGGGCTGACGCGCGAAAAACTGGTCGTCAAAAACTGAGAGATCGTCGTACCATGGACGTCTTTCATCATCGTGATCAGCCGGCCCAGCTCGACGCCATAGGGATGGGGCTTGATCTCTTTTGGCTCAGGCGGCAAGTGATGCGTGGATCGTTCGAAAAATCGCTCGTTGTTTTCCGGGTCTTTGTAATGCAGCCGCAGATGTGGATTAGCAATGGCGGTTTGCTCAAGATATTCTTCGACGCTGCCGCGGCCGCGCTTGTAGGCGCCCTCCAGTTCGATGGTCACTCGAGTGCCGTGCATGATTTCTTTGTCGCCATCGTGTACGGCGACCCACTCGATGCCATGTTTTTCGATGTAGGCTTGGCCTTTTTCACCTGGCGGAATGTCGACCCCTTCGCCGTGGCCATTGAGAATTTCCGGTTTGTTGTTCTTCGTGTTGATTTGAATTTCGTAGTAGTGGGCCGGCGATTTTTTCGAAATCTTCGAGATGATTTTCACCGGCTTGCCGGTCGTCAGCACGCCGTACATGCCGGCGGCGCTGATGCCGATGCCTTGCTGCCCACGGCTCATCCGCAGGCGATGAAACTTCGAGCCGTAGAGGAGCTTGCCGAAGATCAGCGGAATTTGTTTTTTGACGATGCCGGGGCCGTTGTCTTGCACGCCAATCTTGTAGCGATTGTCGGCGGTCTGTTCGATGTGAATCCAAAGCTCGGGCAGAATACCGGCTTCCTCGCAGGCATCGAGCGAATTGTCGACCGCCTCTTTCACCGCAGTCAGCAAGGCTTTGCGCGGGTTGTCGAAACCGAGCAGGTGGCGATTCTTGGCGAAAAACTCGCTGACGGAAATGTCTCGCTGCGCAGCGGCCATCGACTGGGCCGTGGCGCGCTTGCGACGGCGGCCAGATGGTTCTTCGACGATTGGCGAATTGCCCTCGTCAGCCACGCTTTGGGAGTCGATCACTTCCGTAACGACGCCGTGTTCCGTATGGCCGTTGGTCGAGTCGTGTTTCGGCTTGCGGCCTTTGCCTAGCGGACGATCGGCCGGCAATTTGGGTGAATTTTTCCGTGATTTGGTGTTGGCACGAATCAAAGTGGTGGCTCTCCGTATGTCGTAACCTAAACCCCCGATCCAAGATGCGTTCGTAAAACGGGTAGTCTGGCAAAATTATATCGGCGAAATTGCGGGCTTCACAGCCGAGTTTTCGTCAACGTCTCTATTCTGCGCATTCGCGGCAAGTTGCAACCAATCGGAAAATCCGGTTCATAAACATTCACCCGCAAGGGCGGCATAAGCCGAAGATGGAATTGGCGGCCGCTGGGCACATCCCGCCCACGCCGATGATGGTAGGCCTCTCGCTCCGTGAGAAGAGCACTTTTCGCCAAGCAAGAAGTCTACATCGACCTACCGAAAGTTTCCTACCTCGTTCGTTTCGCCTCGTCGCTCGCGAGCCTTCCCGTTTCGCACTTATCACCTGGCATGTGATCGTGCTTGGGCTTGTATTGGCGCGACGGCGTTTTCCTTTCCGTTTGTCTCCCGGTTCGTCAGGAGGAGCTGAACCATGTCTCGTCTCATTTGCATGCGCTCGATCCGCAGGTTGGCGCTCGCCGCAGTCGCGGCGCTTGGAACATTCCTTGGCGGCGAGAGCCACGCCCAAGCCCAAGACTACTGCGGGCCTTCCTCGCGGCCCGACCTGTTTTATAACTACTACGTGCCACCCGTGAATTGCAACTCCTACGGCGCGGTCGGCGCGGAAATGTATCTTTGCCCGCGACCCACGCCGCCGCTGGTTGGACACACCTACATTACTTATCAACCGTTGATGCCGCATGAGTTTTTGTACAAGCATCATCGGTATTACTACCGCGACAATGGCCCGTACGCCGGAGTGACCAGAACGCGCGTCTGGTGGTACTAGGGAATTGAGACCAAGGGCGAGGGGCGAGGCTCCATCGTTCATTGCGCTTGGCTTGTTGCTCGTCGTTCCGCGCTAAACCCTCGGAGGAGATTATGAAAAGATGCTTCGCCCTCGTGGCCATCGCTATTGGCGCAAGTGGCACTTTTGTCGACACCACGTCGGCCGAATTGCCCCAAACCTATGCCTATCGGCAGGCTCAAAACTTGCCGTGGCACAACGGTTACTACGATCCGTACTGGGGCGGGCCGATCGCCTTGGTCGTGCCGCCCACCGCAGAGTACCAAAGCAACTATGGCTGGGGTGTCGGCGGGACGCGCGTCGCGCCGATTTATCACCAGTTTTCGCGGCCCTATCCAGGGTTCGGCAATGGCTGGGGTAATTTCCTGCCGACGCCTTACTGGCCTAGCGACACGCAGCAATTTGGCGTGCACTACATTCGCGGCCCGTGGTAGAGACCTAAGCAAGGGTTTAGGGTTCAGAAACCGAGGATGACGTCCTCTCCGTGAACCGAATTCCCCACACCCTGACCCCTGAACTCCGAACCTTGAATCTATGCCACCGGGCAGTTCGGCGCTCCTCCTCCTGCGCTGGGCTGCCCGGCTTTGTTTGCTGCCATCGCGGCATGCGTCAGCGCCTGTGTTGACTTGGCGTTCAGAAGTAGCCCTCAATTCACAACATTCCGCAGCGGCTCGCCCAGCAGCGCCCGACGGATCGCCCGCGAGCCTTTCGTGCGCATGTCGTGAAAGCCTTGCTCGGTATAGAACGCCGAATGCGGATTTACAATCAATCGGTGATGAGCCGGATGGCGAGGATCGCGCCAAGCGACAATGAGCGGGTCGTCTTCCGCCGGCGGCTCATGAGCCAGCACGTCGATCGCCGCGCCGGCGAGTTGGCCACTGGCGATGGCTGTAGGAATGGCGCTGGTATCGACCACGCCGCCGCGCGCCGTGTTCACCAGAAACGCTCCGCGCGGCAGCAGCGCAAGCGTGGCGGCATCGATCAGATGATGCGTTGCATCGGTCAGTGGGCAATGCAGCGAAACGATATAGGCGTCCGCGAGCAACTCGCTCAGGGACTCGGCCCGGCGGATACCCAGCGCCTTGTCGCGGCCATCGGGAATATAGGGGTCGTAAAATACCACGTCCATGCCGAAAGCCTTTGCGCGCAGCGCGACCGCTTCGCCGATGCAACCCAAACCCACAATCGC is a genomic window containing:
- the pyrE gene encoding orotate phosphoribosyltransferase, which codes for MYDRQALFDLIRTRVLKFGDFTLASGKKAKYYLDGKQLTLDSHGAKLVGEGMLDLLPTFGSLPTAVGGMSIGADPITAATITIAGLRGLALAGIMIRKESKGHGTNQYVEGPVQPGDTVAIVEDVVTTGGSSLLAIDRAVEFGLKVVGVAAIVDRLEGGAAAFAARGLPFASLFTIRDFGLEPPA
- a CDS encoding ferredoxin family protein; this encodes MTHVVAEPCFGCKYTDCVVVCPVECFYEGEKILYIHPDECIDCEACVPECPVEAIFHEDNLPEQWKDFTALNAEMAPQCPVITEKKEPLAGKE
- a CDS encoding DNA topoisomerase IV subunit A encodes the protein MAKRSRKSNSSSTVVIDPAKLTPRDKKTLGVIKDLADQVVAAADKRRDPHVDIPSRTLSNVHYSPRKRIIEMGKSTNRRLLFDLGQAKAYMRTMLVASGCKKLVDQGKTISIRGMYYMLKHKIAGTMENTFDDQSESDTIVEDLEVLLASLREELHLYADKRGEMVGNIVLNDSGDEIDCSRMGSGGYAIPSIVEPEVIKLDPKKCDAKFILHVEKGTVWQRFNEDKFWRKHNCLLTHGAGQPPRGVRRMLHRLHNELHLPIYCVLDNDPWGYYIYSVLKQGSINLAFESQRMAIPDIRFLGLRSIDFNRCNLSDSVTIGLNESDTKRAKQIAAYPWFAPKKAWQKEIDLMLKNGFKLEVESLISKDISYVTETYVPERLAEQDWLD
- a CDS encoding ATP-binding protein, which produces MAAAQRDISVSEFFAKNRHLLGFDNPRKALLTAVKEAVDNSLDACEEAGILPELWIHIEQTADNRYKIGVQDNGPGIVKKQIPLIFGKLLYGSKFHRLRMSRGQQGIGISAAGMYGVLTTGKPVKIISKISKKSPAHYYEIQINTKNNKPEILNGHGEGVDIPPGEKGQAYIEKHGIEWVAVHDGDKEIMHGTRVTIELEGAYKRGRGSVEEYLEQTAIANPHLRLHYKDPENNERFFERSTHHLPPEPKEIKPHPYGVELGRLITMMKDVHGTTISQFLTTSFSRVSPAVARKICDAAKLSTRANVTRIGRHEADALYQAIQQTKISSPSTDCISPIGEDLLLKGLHQVVPGEFYVAATRPPSVYRGNPFLIEAAIAYGGSPIAQRVSLDALKEMLSQSDARTLRQFLVNSFSGLGSQAADKIIEESKLGTRQSPARLKKDEIATLHAAMHSVNLDEGQTMTVLRYANRVPLQFQHAACAITQTIMSTNWRSYGLQQSRNSLPSGPVTIMVHMASVWVPFTSESKEAIAGYPEIQKEIRLALQAVGRKLGMYLRRRLKVKNEGERRNIFLRYLGEVATAVSDINRANREKLYEQLLLVAKKKTAEADVVLGEDGKPIDEPSADDFGGSVLIVEPQPTTPAEAPPRTDVEPKKEARRPTERKK
- a CDS encoding C-terminal binding protein; translation: MQRHQVVITDFVTGALAAEEQILGDLADVAALNAFAEEELIGRIEDADGVMVYHNFGITSRTIERLNKCKIIVRCGVGVDNVDHKFARARGIPVANVPDYGTEDVADSAIGMALSLARGVSALNSYHRRDTGQWKFKPVAPLQRLRGRVFAIVGLGCIGEAVALRAKAFGMDVVFYDPYIPDGRDKALGIRRAESLSELLADAYIVSLHCPLTDATHHLIDAATLALLPRGAFLVNTARGGVVDTSAIPTAIASGQLAGAAIDVLAHEPPAEDDPLIVAWRDPRHPAHHRLIVNPHSAFYTEQGFHDMRTKGSRAIRRALLGEPLRNVVN